The nucleotide sequence CAGGATCACATGATCATAAATGGCAAATTGCTTCCCTGAAGTGACCATAACATGTCCCAGCTGATTGCCTTTTAATGAGCGCTTCATGAAAGGGATTTATTTGCATTACATCGCACCACTATACATAACAGACAGTTTTAGACCTTTAGAAAGACCTTCATTTTGTCTCAAATGGTCAAGGTTTGGCTGATTAACATGACCGCCGTTAGCCTCATCTTGTAGATCTCGTACATAATCTTGCAGTAAAAAAAGCATCTTTCTGTGTTGACTCTTGAATGTTAATGATAGGAAGGCTAATATTATCACATTCTTAACAATGAGAAAAGCTGGAGCCTTTTTTAATGTTCCACTGCCACATTCCCCTCTCagatattcatttatattcagaatatatattCAGAACATTAATTTTCATAGTTTTAGCTTGAGATAGCAGTGATTTAAAGTGCTCATTTTTCACTTCTAAAGACATTTATTGTCTGACATATTGTTTAAATCTCAAagctgtttaaaaattaaaaaatcacctCTCCAAAAAAATGTCTCTACAGAAGATCAACAGATGACCTTCACGGAAAGTCTGAGATCTTTCAAAGTTTGTAAGCACGACAAATCCCGAGATTTAGATGATGAGGATATGAAAGACCAGGAGGTGagggaaaagagagaagagagagtgctAGCTTGTGAAAAAACACTTATGACTCACAGTCACGGTTAACGGTGGTAAAACTTGCAGATCTATGGATTACAATCAAAGTTGAGGCAAAAGTTTACCAAGCGCTTCAGATCATCTCCTCAGCCTCTCGCCCCTGAATCCCTCGACCTAGTCTGCCTCACGCCCTGATTCTTTCCTTCGACGCTTTCATTCTTGTCCCTCCACTCATGTCCTCTATAATGACTGTCAGGACCTGCTCATCTGAACCTTGCACTCACAACCGCTgcccattattttaaatgagaccTCGCTAAAGTCTGCTTCGGTAACAAGCCTTCCTGtgctgaatgaaaatgaatgttttagttCACCGGATGTCGCCTATAGATTGAATAAGTGTATTGgctattatattaaataactatGAAATATATagccaataaacacacacatttccgTTAGAAAACAAGGTGTTctttatgtgtgaaaaaaaaaatattaatctcacATGAGCGTTTTAGCAGTTGTCAGATTGTGTGCAGCGTTTCTGAAGCAAAAGCCTACCTGTGGTTGCGTAAAATGCGACAAATTGTCTTGTGGGGGTTTCAGCGTGTTTGACAGGACCTTTCAAATTTAATGAGAGTGACGTCTTGCTTGGCCTAGAATCCAAACGTGTGCGTAGGCTGCTTGAGGACGGCAAACACGTCACTTCGAATTCGGTTGAGGATCCTCATTACCGACCCTTATCTTGCAACTCATGATCATATAGGTTACGCCCAGCAACAGGTAGGTCACGCGCTTGAGTCAAGGACATTTACACACCATAGTACGGAAAAGCTGGAACATGTAGTTTTGATCATGTGGCACTTTCCAGATTtatccttttttcctttttttgagaCATCATTAGGTGCTCTGACGTCCAAACAGTCGTCTTTTCTCCTCTGATTCTTTCCTCTATTTTAAGGCTCCATCCAAACAGGACAGTCAGGGGTGTGGCCTTCTCTGTTTCAGCTCTGTTTCCTTTCAAGAATGACACATGCCTTTTTATCTTTTCTGTTTCCCCCTACAACTTCTGACAAAAAGAGAGGTATATATAATCCCACACAAGCAAAGCCTGTATATATTCACACTGGCACCTGACAATGCACAACAGAGTTTGGGGAAGAGCTCCAATCTGAGAAGTTGATAAAGCAATACATACGAAGACGTACCATAGGCAACTTCTCAACTGTTAAATACCTACCTTGAGTGATAGACAGAAATATTGGACAATCACGAACCTCTTTGAGACATTGCATGGAAGATTTGGAAACCAGCTTGGAGTCACACAAGACTGATTGGATTTTTGACCCCAGACAAAGACCTTCACAGCAACACACAGCCAAGAGGAAGAGCTTCTCCACAAAGGTgccatacattttaatattaattttattataattgtaaatgataatatactgaaataaaatgaacacataaatatatattaaaatatttgttattattaaacaatgcatgctatatttaataataatatattaccaTTAACTAATTCTAAAATGTAGTGTACCTactaaaattgtttaaatatatttggatttatattgattttgaaaaaaaattggttaCAGATACGTTTATAGTTTAAGTTTTTTCTCTAGGAGGCTTTTGGGCATTTTAAAATGActagattatttaaatataatgtttatatttatttattcattaaaatgttgtagttttaaatgtttttttttatatatataatagagaacAGATAAAGCAGAAAATAAGTAACATCAACATTTCATGATaaattgtcttgtattttaaaaatataaaaagacgCAGTTAACACATATGTACTTTTTTAGTCTATTCTAAAATATTGCTGTATAATGTAAATAAGTGAAAGGGTGTGAATAATTTACATACTGTAGGCGTTTGAAATAtacttctgattggctgatgtatGAGTTTCATTTCAAAGTGGCCTGTAGTCAGAACTATCTTCTAGCAATAGTCAGCATTCCTCATATTTCTCATATCTGAGTACATTACattcaatatacattttggatgTTGCACATGTATCTTCTCTACTTCTCACAACATAAATATTTGACTACTATTATGTCTTGCTCAACATATTCATCTGTAGATGGTGGCTTTACCCTTGCCTCTTCGTCCTGCCCTATTGTTCTTAGTCCTGATGAGTGTGACACTGATGACATCTGCATTTCCCCAGCCTCAACTTCGACCTCTGCAAAGGTATAACTGctcattatattattatgattttgatACAGCTATGTATCCCTTTGGTAAAAACTCACCAAACTTTGCATTCATGACGAGTCTGTAGTTAATTGCATTCTGTGTAATTATGGGATGAATGAGATGTGTGGTTTCTTAGCAACTAGTTGTTAAATTTGCAgtattcaaaacataaaacaccatTTGAGCTATAGAGAAAATTTTACATGGAAGTCTCTTTTTTGCTCTCACAGAGAAAAATTGTGCCTTAAGTAGCAGAGGTTCTGCTATGGAAACCTTAAAATTTCataccttttttacattttttaacagcaGCTTTCTATTATTCGCTAGACAGATTTCTGACACTTCTCTTTCTCCTAAACAGTAACTTGCGTGCTATTGGTGAAGAGGACTCCAAAGGTGAACAGTGGGAAGTTCTGTACCCCTCCATCTCACTCCGTGACTGGAGCATTCAGATGCTGACCGCCCCAGATTTTGGTGCAGCTAAGGCTGGGACAGAACAGCTGGTGGGGGATGATTGGCTTCCCCTCAGCCAGTCACAGATGGAGGAGGAGCTGGTGAAGGGCTGGCCGGGCAACTGGCCTTCACGGGTGGGTCACCAGCAGAAGAGAAACATAGTAGTAGCAGATGATGCTGCATTTAGAGAGAAGAGTAAGCTTTTGACAGCAATGGAAAGACAGAAATGGCTCAATTCCTATATGCAGAAACTCTTAGTAGTTAATTCTAAGTAATTAGAATGTTTatgttattgtatatatatatatcaaatatgttgaaaaaaattaaatttcatgtgGGAGAAAAACACATTTGATTGTCCAGATAATGTAAacaagttaaagggttagttcaaccaagaaaacaaaaaacaaaaaaactgttctaTACTCATGCATTTTAATCCcgtatgattttcttttctgcCTGGTACACAAAAAGTAATATTTAGCACAATGTCCCACCTGCTTTTTTTCCAACAAGAAAGTGAATCGaaatgaaatgacatgaggatgagaacttaattttttttgggtgatctgtccctttaaaaaacaactcttgaaacaaatttaaaaaaaatgtatgtagttttctcctttttttttttttggatgatctTTGAATAAGGAAAATGCATGATGTGTTTGTTGGTCTGATTATGATTTGAATAAACACCTGAAAACTAATGGGATGCATGGAATATGAGCGGCCATAATAGATTTACACACTTTGTTTTTgtgcattagttttttttgtcaacaGTTTGTTAAATGCTTCAACATAGGTAAGACATATGTGATGCAATGTGAATAACTTTTGGCATTCAAAGTCAGTTCTTCAGTGTATTAGATGATTAGTTTCAGTTCACGTGttataaaacagcattattaATTTACACAGCAAACTTAGAAGCTCTAAAATTTACAATCAATTAGTCAATAGAATGATGTAAGCCTCACaaacctaaaatatatatacaccactGTAACATTTCCCAGTTCATTCATACATAACCGTAAATGAGTAACCGCTCTAAATGATTCACCAAGTGAGAGTTTGATTCACACTGTTCACAAATGCTGTTCCGTTCAACATTTTGACTTATTAATAAAATGACTTCATATAAGTCATTGTTTGCGCTGTTTGCTTATGAGATGATATCTGATGAAACCATAAACATAAAGCTTTCCAATCATGACGAGGTATTAAATgattgtaacaatttttttataatttttttgtcgaCCATTTTATTCCCCTTCTGGAGCCTTGTTGATGATGCATTGCTACAGTTACAGAGAAATATGCCATATATTGCCTATATGAATTTTCAAGATGTCTGCAAGATTAGTATAATTTATAACAGGTTGTTAACATGTTGCCTACATGTTTGATAACATGTTTGAATAGATTTTTGAGATGCTGTAAAGGTACCATGAAGTGAACCAAGCTGGTAAATTGAGCTGTGTGTCAGAGGAGATAGGACCTCCCATGATGATACTAGTAATTTATCGCCAAGCCGAATTATGATGTGCTTAAAATGGAAATTTTAATGTTCTGACAGCATCAAATTAAATAGGGCCATGGTTAAATACACCCTCATGACCTCATTAGCCCCAAGCTAGCAGGCGATTAATCAACTGATTGGAGAGGCTTGAAGTATGAGGAAATCTCTGACGGCAGAGGCTGTGACAGCTGAATTGCTGCTTCAGGTCATTTGTTGgaatttttcagtgtttatttcctTTACCTTTCAAAATGGCTTTACAAAGGTCAAGTCTCGCAAGTAGTGCCAGGAGGAGTTGTGAAAAACTCTTCTCACGAATCCTGCGTGAATGGTTATGTATTCAGCCTCCAAGAAGTAATTTATAGGCTGTTTGTTGGGGATTACATTTCAGCAGAAAGTGATTGACTCCCACAGTTCAACATTTATCTCTAGGTGTCAAAAGTGTCTACGTGTCAGTTCAGAAGTGCAGAGGAACAATTTATGGCTCTTATGGTACGTACCAGAGTCTGAGAATTGTGGTATAGGAAATCTTCCTGCTGCTTTGGCCTCGTGGTGAGAAAGCCTATAGAAACTCTATAATGGTGAGATGGATGAGAGGGCTGAGGATCACAGGAACTGTAATTTATCACTCCCTACAGCTGGCCTACATGGCAGCCAGAGCCAATCAGCAGTAGCCAAATTGCTTTCTGCACCCCATTCTCACCAAGTGGAACTGCGTCTCAAAGCTCATGTAGAATCACCCAGCCCTGCTGTTTCTCAGCGGTTCTGGCACAAATGTTGTCTGGGTGTGGGAGTGAATGTTGTGTGTTTAATGCTTACCAGTTAGAATGACTTTGATTACCTTGACGTTCAGTGTTAGCTGGATCTGCATTTGCTGCATTAAAAGGCATATTTCAGTTGTCAATGTCCAACACACCACAGTTTCAAGATTATGGaggttttattacattttgcaacatttaaaatgtcacagctaaaagaaaagaaacaagataccaataataattgtaataacaataataataataataataatacaattatctCCTTAAAGACAACTGAATTGTATATTAATTCATGTATTACCATCCAATATCATCTGTGTTTAATGAACTCTCATTCTGTCTTCCATTCTCTCTATACACACGTACAAAATTTATAAAGACTGAAAATTAATTTTGGCAAATTAAAAGTTTCTAGTTCCCATTTTGATCCCCAGGAAAAGAATCCTGTGAGAGatgtttcactttaaaacatGCTCACTCCTTAACACGCAAAAAATCCTTTTCATCTTCAAATTACATAAATCTTCAAAACATAATTTGAAGTTCACTTGAAGTTCACTTTTTGCTTCAGAACTGTTTACAGATTATGGTAGGTGGAGTGGACTTAACTTGGTatgcttctttctcatttttcgCTCATCAGCAAGCCTAGACTGGATTTcctcacattttatgttttttttgtttgtttttttttttgggggggggggtctttaaaattgtatgaaatgcatttaaacacGGTGATCTGAGAGTACTGGACTCCCATTTATAGCTGAAAGCATATTCAAACTagccaaaatatttcataaattaacaCACAAGGGGCAAGGCAACTTTGAACTTTGAAAACGACGAGCATTCAGATTCTACAGAAATCTGTGCGGATACCATGTGGAGAGCAATGAGAGCCACCATAACagaaatctctttaaaaaacatcCCATATCTAACATCACAAAACAGTTGCTTGAAATTACAAAATCTGGTTAAAATCAGGATTTTGTGAGCCACCATTTGTGCATCTGAGCATCAATGGCCTTTGAACACTCAGCTTAGACGAGTAGAACttttaaaattcttcaaacagtaGGATACTTCGTCATGTCCTGGTCTGAACCCAAGAAGGTTGTCTTCTTTCCCCCTTAACACTAAAGTCTTTAAATTTTTGTCAGCTCTGGTCACGTGTCAATGACATCACGGGTGGGCGAGGGCTCTTCTGGGAGGGTGGTCGTGGCGTTTGGTAGTGTTTGATTGTGTGGCACAGAGTTCTGCTGTATCTCCATGGCAATCCCGGCTGGATCTTGCGGGGGGAACTCCTTAACTTGTCGCCGGTACTCCAGGAAGGTGCAGGCTTTAGTGGCAATGGCAACAACATTCTTCCCTATGAAGATGGTCGAGACTCTGCTGTCTTGGAACAGCACCATGTTGACGCCTCTGATGAGGATGGTGACAATATTAATGGTGACCAAGCTGAGGATCGGGTAGAGCATCATCTTCTGAGGTGACACATGCTCACCCTGCACGCTGATCTCGCTCAGAGAAACACAAGGCAGGATAAGCAATAGGATGTAGCAGTAGAAGAACATCAGACCCTCAGCCCAGATGGGCAGACCTGTCCTTTGTGGCTCCCAAAGGTTAGCCTGGATGTCCAGGACATCCAGAAGGTCAAGTGCCACCCAAAAGAGTCGACCCCGCATGTCCTCCTTCTTCCGGAAGGTTCTTACATACTCCATACTGTCGAGCGCGACCAGGACGAGGTAGAGTCCTGGTACACAAACCGATAGCAACAAAGTCAATGCCTTCCGAGCTACTGTCTCCAGACTTTTACGGTCAGCTTTGTAGTTCTGGAAGACAAAGTACAGCTTGATCTCCAGAACAAATATGTAGAGGAACCAGAGGATCATGGCATAGCCACGCTTCGCAGTCCTCACCTCAGCACCAACCCACACCGCCACGTATCGCAGGACTATAAGAAAGCAAATATCTCCAACCAAGACGATAATGCAGACCCCAATTTTGCGTGGGCCCTGGTTCTGCTCCACAAGGTAGGCATCCATGAAGGCCATGCTGGTCATGATCACAATGGTGGTTAAACACACATGCCGCTTGTCTGGTGATGGCAGAACCATGGTGCTGTCTGTTTATCAAagtgaaatatgaacaaattgtTTCCTTCAAAAATAGCAAGGTTAGTTCATGGTGTGCAAACTGTTGTCCATTGATGCTGGTGACTGAGGAGCCTGTTTAGCAAAGCTCCACACAGTCCAATGGCCGTATTTACCGCATTTCGAGCTTCACATGGCCTCCACACTAGTTTCGTATGTCAATATCTCTTTGATTCGACGTGACCGTGATATATCTGTATGTTTATCCACTGCTGAGCCAGATTGTGTCGACTTCCTGAACTTACCGACATGGGCCTGCTTGTCTGTGTCAGCTGACCCATATAAACAGCATGGCTGGATTCTGTGCTGCTCTCTTGTCGCTGTCTCTTACTCCTGCATCGGAGCTGAGCGCACTGTCAGTCGTGAAGACGGAATGGGTGGTCACAGCTCTCTTTCTGCTCTGCCGGCTTTTAGAGCCTGtgaattaaagaaagaaaaatgagttCTCTTCAGAGAATGTTTTTGACCTTGTTCCAGCTGATGaagctttaaaacaaaacactaggGGTCACTGTGGTAATTTAGCACAATCAGATGTAACTAACCATCCCACGAGTCCTTGGGTTCATTTCACCTTTCTCTAAAGCCTCTAAAGCCTTTTATGTTGACTAGGCTTTAGCTGTTTTGAAGGACACTGAATTTGTCATGTTTAAATATCCAAAAAGGAATTTATGTGTAAAAGTAAGCATTCGGTCATTTACAGTGCATCAAGCTGGTGAGCTGTTGCAATGTAGCATGAATTATGATCTCAGGTTCTTTTTTTCCCTTGCTTCATTCCTCAAGTTCTCACCCAGATTGAACACTTTTGAATACTTTAAACTGAAAATTCCTCTTTTATTTGTATGGGTTCTATAAGCAAGATCTTTCTATGCAACAGTATCCATACTTAGGCATGAGAGTGTCAGCTGCTAGAATATAATTCCCAAATATTCCTATGAGTTCTGAGTCACCAGCTTCCATAGCAACGGTTTCTATTGAGAGAGTAATAATAAGTGATGATGAGTCTAACGCAGCAGGGAACCCTCGGATTTCTGAAAAGCGAGATATTACTGGATGTGCGACAGGCAGAGGGTGTGCGCTGACTCTGATATCTAGGTGTGAGGTGACTTGACGcgaatgacaataataaaaaataaaaaaacgatttTCAGTTGATTCTTTGCAAGTTTTAGTATGCACGGTAGACACGAAGTGTAACAGAAATGCATAACATTGAAATGCTGGCATCCAAGATAAAGAAAATATTCCCGACTGCACTGTGTTCTTATTAGGAGTCAGCCCACGGTCGCAATCTGGATGTTATCGTGACTAGATTTCCTCTTCAGATGGAATATTAGGGAACAACACGTAAATTTGATCAAGAGATTAGCGTTGATCTACTGTCTGTTGTATGAAATTCCAATCACAGCAACATTTCGTGCACCACTCGCACAGCAGACCTTCACAATCTATTTCTAGTTACTTCACGTCAATGCTGCTCATGTTTGATATATATGGAAGCAAACATTGAGACTATTTGCTCACACATCTTCTCAAGTGATTGATTTCTATCTCAAAGAGATCTTACACAGTAAATCAGTACACTGAGAGAAATACATGGAGAACTAATGGATGTTGAAGAAAAATGTGGCAGTATATCTTGTATTGTGTATTCTGCTGTTTCCGCAATCATAATTTTAACTACATTTATCAATGCTTTTAGCATTGGATAAGAATTCTGGCTctattcagtgtaaattgtgcaGTGGATCAATACCACTTCTGAAACATTATGTAAAGCAGGGATGGGACCTGATGGACATGCCTTGTGACACATTATTGAGTGACCCCAGTTTAAATCATGTTTCATTTTCAAAtcccactaaataaataaatattaaaaagtatcaaCTGTCTTGTTTCTGACATGTGCAGTAACTTAATTTGTCTATTCTTTCAATATGACTGCTCTGTTAAACTCCTAAGAACAGAATTTGGTTATGCATTGTGCCTCTACATTGCTTCCGGCCTCCTTCTTCTCCCTTTCTTTTCTATTTGTGTGCACAGATTTTCATTTCTGACAACATGACTCTCTGACCTTGTGAACTGCTCTCATCTGTTCAGTTTCACAACGTGCAGCTGAGCGGAAGATTGAACTATTTATTTTGGAGAGGACCACAGATTGAGACTTAAATGCATCACACAAAGCATgatttgcaaattattttttatgtattttgcttCAATAGTTTAAACGTGTacttacacatatacatataaataaggTAGACTATTCATGTTAAATCTCTTTTAatatgacattgttttttttttatgattttcatttattttcctaCTTTTTCATTCTTAATTTAGAAAACGATAAAATTCTAATTTGTTCCATTTGCTGTAATTTAAATCTATGTTTTAAGTACTCTTCTGTTTGATTTGATCTAATTGAGTTTCTATCCTAGGGCTCTA is from Cyprinus carpio isolate SPL01 chromosome B17, ASM1834038v1, whole genome shotgun sequence and encodes:
- the LOC109084358 gene encoding transmembrane protein 121, which translates into the protein MVLPSPDKRHVCLTTIVIMTSMAFMDAYLVEQNQGPRKIGVCIIVLVGDICFLIVLRYVAVWVGAEVRTAKRGYAMILWFLYIFVLEIKLYFVFQNYKADRKSLETVARKALTLLLSVCVPGLYLVLVALDSMEYVRTFRKKEDMRGRLFWVALDLLDVLDIQANLWEPQRTGLPIWAEGLMFFYCYILLLILPCVSLSEISVQGEHVSPQKMMLYPILSLVTINIVTILIRGVNMVLFQDSRVSTIFIGKNVVAIATKACTFLEYRRQVKEFPPQDPAGIAMEIQQNSVPHNQTLPNATTTLPEEPSPTRDVIDT
- the LOC122140226 gene encoding tuberoinfundibular peptide of 39 residues; its protein translation is MEDLETSLESHKTDWIFDPRQRPSQQHTAKRKSFSTKMVALPLPLRPALLFLVLMSVTLMTSAFPQPQLRPLQSNLRAIGEEDSKGEQWEVLYPSISLRDWSIQMLTAPDFGAAKAGTEQLVGDDWLPLSQSQMEEELVKGWPGNWPSRVGHQQKRNIVVADDAAFREKSKLLTAMERQKWLNSYMQKLLVVNSK